A stretch of the Chitiniphilus purpureus genome encodes the following:
- a CDS encoding glycoside hydrolase family 19 protein — MKTLRMRKLGAACLIAFGTFGPVMMSASSAYAYPAWQEGSTYTAGTKTTFNGRDYEALSTHTAYVGTNWNPAGTPTLWKDLGSTSGNPTPTPAPTPTPTTPTPTPVTPTPAVTPTPAPTPTPVVSTPTPPPTGCSPAWNAGTAYTGGQRVAYNGTLYEAKWWTQGDNPAQSGAWGVWKVIGSCGGTPTPTPTPTPTPTPTPTPTPTPTPTPTPTPTPTPTPTPTPVTPAPAPYKPQITYIAAPAGYPSDAQFTAAENALAAQAGTDAQAIARIRAALRVLPDTQVEAVVPGRAANPDNVKRVERLLGETRFDHFFPVRHINYTYTNFLRGVAKFPAYCDNYSDGRDADAICRKLLATSFAHFTQETGANWPALTPATARTYADHNNPVLAGLPQNEAIPKYRQALWYLRESGMNEGSATGAYQDCFRGAGGSIFSIFYPCGQNGSGQFIDYFGRGSKQLSWNYNYGPFSKSLYGDVNVLLDNPARVADTWLNFASAIWFAVYPQSPKPPMTWVIDGTWTPNAVDLANGMTPGFGATTFIINGGIECGKGGEVQQSQNRIAAYVEFARELGVTIPANEALGCANMKGFQSGSAAATKTYLDKAWGYNPNNPGGVSWACQLVDYQMPFSLAVPGDYKACVDYMFRGKVVHNGQVVIDNTK; from the coding sequence ATGAAAACCCTGCGCATGCGCAAGCTTGGCGCGGCGTGCCTGATTGCATTCGGCACGTTCGGGCCTGTGATGATGAGTGCCTCTTCCGCCTATGCCTACCCGGCATGGCAAGAGGGTTCGACCTATACCGCCGGTACCAAGACCACGTTCAACGGCCGGGACTACGAGGCGTTGTCCACCCATACCGCCTACGTCGGCACCAACTGGAACCCCGCCGGCACGCCGACGCTGTGGAAGGACCTGGGGTCCACCAGCGGCAACCCAACCCCCACCCCGGCCCCGACGCCGACCCCAACCACTCCCACACCGACCCCGGTGACACCGACCCCTGCCGTCACGCCGACACCGGCTCCGACGCCCACCCCGGTGGTCAGCACCCCCACGCCACCCCCGACCGGCTGCTCTCCCGCCTGGAACGCAGGCACGGCCTACACCGGCGGCCAACGCGTGGCCTACAACGGCACCCTGTACGAAGCGAAATGGTGGACCCAGGGCGACAACCCGGCGCAATCCGGGGCATGGGGGGTCTGGAAGGTGATCGGTTCATGCGGTGGCACGCCGACGCCGACCCCAACACCTACGCCGACGCCCACACCGACTCCGACTCCGACTCCGACTCCGACTCCGACACCGACACCGACACCGACACCTACGCCGACACCCACACCGACTCCGGTCACGCCGGCACCGGCGCCGTACAAGCCGCAGATCACCTATATCGCGGCCCCGGCAGGCTATCCGAGCGATGCGCAATTCACGGCGGCCGAGAACGCACTTGCCGCCCAGGCAGGTACCGATGCGCAGGCCATCGCCCGCATCCGCGCCGCACTGCGCGTGCTGCCGGACACGCAGGTCGAAGCGGTGGTACCCGGCCGTGCCGCCAACCCGGACAACGTCAAGCGCGTGGAGCGCCTGCTGGGTGAGACGCGCTTCGACCACTTCTTCCCGGTGCGTCACATCAACTACACCTACACCAACTTCCTGCGCGGCGTGGCCAAATTCCCGGCCTATTGCGACAACTACAGCGACGGCCGTGACGCCGACGCGATCTGCCGCAAGCTGCTGGCAACCTCGTTCGCCCACTTCACGCAGGAGACCGGCGCCAACTGGCCGGCGCTGACCCCGGCGACCGCGCGCACCTATGCCGATCACAACAACCCGGTGCTGGCCGGCTTGCCGCAGAACGAGGCGATTCCCAAGTACCGCCAGGCGCTGTGGTACCTGCGCGAGTCGGGCATGAACGAAGGCTCGGCCACCGGCGCCTATCAGGACTGCTTCCGCGGTGCCGGCGGCTCGATCTTCTCGATCTTCTATCCGTGCGGACAGAACGGTTCGGGCCAGTTCATCGACTATTTCGGCCGCGGCTCCAAGCAGCTGTCGTGGAACTACAACTACGGTCCTTTCAGCAAGTCGCTCTACGGCGATGTCAACGTGCTGCTGGACAACCCGGCACGCGTGGCCGACACCTGGCTCAACTTCGCCTCGGCGATCTGGTTCGCGGTCTATCCGCAGTCGCCCAAGCCGCCGATGACCTGGGTGATCGACGGCACCTGGACGCCCAACGCGGTCGACCTGGCCAACGGCATGACCCCGGGCTTCGGTGCCACCACCTTCATCATCAACGGTGGCATCGAGTGCGGTAAGGGCGGCGAAGTGCAGCAATCGCAGAACCGCATCGCGGCCTACGTGGAGTTCGCCCGTGAACTGGGCGTGACCATCCCGGCCAACGAAGCGCTGGGTTGCGCCAACATGAAGGGCTTCCAGTCCGGCTCGGCGGCAGCGACCAAGACCTACCTGGACAAGGCCTGGGGCTACAACCCGAACAATCCGGGTGGCGTGAGCTGGGCCTGCCAACTGGTCGACTACCAGATGCCGTTCTCGCTGGCAGTGCCGGGCGACTACAAGGCCTGCGTCGACTACATGTTCCGCGGCAAGGTGGTGCACAACGGCCAGGTGGTGATCGACAACACCAAATAA
- the rlmH gene encoding 23S rRNA (pseudouridine(1915)-N(3))-methyltransferase RlmH, protein MRLIVIAVGHRMPAWIEAGFAEYSKRLPREFALTLIELKPDKRSGGRTAQQVMAEEAVRILAAIPQQARVLALDERGANWSTARLADAMKQWHADGRDTVFIIGGADGLDPSVKQRADQLLQLSALTLPHGLVRVLLAEQLYRAYSILHHHPYHRE, encoded by the coding sequence ATGAGGCTGATCGTGATCGCCGTCGGCCACAGGATGCCGGCGTGGATCGAGGCGGGATTCGCCGAGTACAGCAAACGCCTGCCGCGCGAGTTCGCGCTGACGCTGATCGAGCTCAAGCCGGACAAGCGCTCGGGTGGGCGGACAGCGCAGCAGGTGATGGCCGAGGAGGCAGTGCGCATCCTGGCAGCAATCCCGCAGCAGGCACGCGTACTCGCGCTGGATGAGCGCGGCGCCAACTGGAGCACGGCCAGGCTCGCCGACGCGATGAAGCAATGGCACGCCGACGGCCGCGACACCGTGTTCATCATCGGTGGTGCCGACGGATTGGACCCCAGTGTCAAGCAACGTGCCGATCAGCTGCTGCAGCTGTCGGCGCTGACGCTGCCGCACGGCCTGGTGCGGGTGCTGCTGGCCGAACAGCTGTACCGGGCGTACAGCATCCTGCATCACCACCCCTACCACCGCGAATAG
- a CDS encoding carbohydrate-binding protein translates to MNTLHLRKMAGVCAAVMSLFGPASLAHAYDAWQEGATYATGAKVTYAGQDYEARLTHTAHVGADWNPVATPTLWRALGQVVPTPTLTPVPTSVPCPQFPNFAPRWQAGVSYGSGVCVSITRPYPPRGQCIDNYAALQPHVSDAGNAPPTGTAYWRQSGASVCESGGTPTPPPPPTPTPLTPTPTPTPTPVAVPQWQPGQAYLGGQRICLEGILYEARWWTQGERPDPANPASPWRRIGECPPPYRPPTPTPTPTLPPGTVAPFQWQASASAATVLFDWKLDGRQLGGVAPARWYILDAQANVVLSSSLIYVADDFANGIATYGGSGRIDGVVPGTYRYRLKLCNQDASRCLDSEGTVDVVVPGSQAPA, encoded by the coding sequence ATGAACACATTGCACTTACGCAAGATGGCTGGCGTATGCGCGGCCGTGATGAGCCTGTTCGGTCCCGCGTCGCTGGCCCACGCCTACGATGCCTGGCAGGAAGGCGCCACCTACGCCACCGGTGCCAAAGTGACCTACGCCGGGCAGGATTACGAAGCCCGGCTGACGCACACCGCCCACGTCGGCGCCGACTGGAACCCGGTCGCCACGCCAACACTGTGGCGCGCGCTGGGGCAGGTGGTGCCGACCCCGACGCTCACCCCGGTGCCAACGTCGGTGCCGTGCCCGCAATTCCCGAACTTCGCGCCACGTTGGCAGGCCGGCGTGTCCTACGGCAGCGGCGTCTGCGTCAGCATCACCCGGCCCTACCCGCCGCGCGGACAGTGCATCGACAATTATGCGGCGCTGCAACCGCACGTCTCGGACGCTGGCAATGCGCCGCCCACGGGTACCGCATACTGGCGGCAATCCGGTGCGTCGGTCTGCGAATCGGGCGGCACGCCCACCCCGCCGCCGCCGCCCACGCCGACCCCGCTCACCCCGACGCCCACCCCCACACCGACGCCGGTCGCCGTGCCGCAATGGCAGCCCGGGCAGGCCTATCTCGGTGGCCAGCGCATCTGCCTGGAAGGCATTCTTTACGAGGCGCGGTGGTGGACACAGGGGGAGCGCCCCGATCCGGCCAATCCCGCCAGTCCCTGGCGCAGGATCGGCGAATGCCCGCCCCCCTACCGGCCGCCAACCCCCACGCCGACCCCCACACTGCCGCCCGGTACGGTTGCCCCATTCCAATGGCAGGCCTCGGCCAGCGCTGCCACCGTGCTCTTTGACTGGAAGCTCGACGGCCGCCAACTGGGTGGCGTGGCGCCGGCACGCTGGTACATCCTGGACGCGCAGGCGAACGTGGTGTTGTCCAGCAGCCTCATCTATGTGGCCGACGACTTTGCCAACGGCATCGCCACCTACGGCGGCAGCGGACGCATCGATGGCGTGGTGCCGGGCACCTACCGCTACCGGCTCAAGCTGTGCAACCAGGATGCATCACGCTGCCTGGACAGCGAGGGGACCGTGGACGTGGTCGTTCCCGGCAGTCAGGCCCCGGCCTGA
- a CDS encoding energy transducer TonB family protein: protein MLSVLVHAAPILGIKFVMPDPAKLFSSQPLEVVLVNQRTETAPAKADVDAQVNLDGGGNTDALNRRVKSPLPVTSTQPSTELELAQSKQRQLERKTQQMMAELKHDGTFNPQDPQNAPTSEAVQGLDQEEMRRQARELSGLAAQVSKRLESYQTRPRKTFIGARAKEQRFARYVEDWRMKVERLGNLSYPTDRHGRKLYGRLRLDVEIDAAGNVVSAEIGKSSGSPELDAAALRIVKQAAPYGAFPPEIRKDTDIIGISRHWTFGKGDSFLGDD from the coding sequence ATGCTGTCCGTGCTGGTGCACGCGGCGCCGATCCTCGGCATCAAGTTCGTGATGCCCGATCCGGCCAAGCTCTTTTCCAGCCAGCCGCTGGAAGTGGTGCTGGTCAACCAGCGCACCGAGACCGCACCGGCCAAGGCGGATGTCGATGCCCAGGTGAACCTGGATGGGGGCGGCAATACCGATGCGCTCAATCGACGCGTGAAAAGCCCGCTGCCGGTCACCTCGACCCAGCCGTCCACCGAGCTGGAGCTGGCGCAAAGCAAGCAAAGGCAGCTCGAACGGAAGACCCAGCAGATGATGGCCGAGCTCAAGCACGACGGCACCTTCAATCCGCAGGACCCACAGAACGCCCCGACGAGTGAAGCGGTGCAGGGCCTGGATCAGGAGGAGATGCGGCGCCAGGCACGGGAGCTGTCCGGGCTGGCCGCACAGGTGAGCAAGCGCCTGGAGTCGTACCAGACCCGGCCGCGCAAGACCTTCATCGGCGCGCGCGCCAAGGAGCAGCGCTTCGCCCGCTATGTCGAGGACTGGCGGATGAAGGTGGAGCGGCTTGGCAACCTCAGCTACCCCACCGACCGGCACGGCCGCAAGCTCTATGGCCGCCTGCGGCTCGACGTCGAGATCGATGCCGCCGGCAATGTGGTCAGTGCCGAGATCGGCAAATCGTCGGGCAGCCCCGAGCTGGACGCCGCGGCGCTGCGCATCGTCAAACAGGCCGCCCCCTACGGCGCCTTCCCGCCCGAGATCCGCAAGGACACGGACATCATCGGGATCAGCCGCCACTGGACGTTCGGCAAGGGCGACAGCTTCCTCGGCGACGATTGA
- the ruvC gene encoding crossover junction endodeoxyribonuclease RuvC, translating into MRVLGIDPGSRVTGFGIIDLAGQAHSYVASGCIKTPPGATLPERVKALLDGIAQVVDTYRPQLAAVEIVFVNVNPQSTLMLGQARGAVLAALVSAGLPIAEYTALQVKQAVVGNGHADKDQVSHMVQRLLRLSGTPQSDAADALAVALAHAQHSGGIAGRLQQHGLSIRRGRLS; encoded by the coding sequence ATGCGCGTCCTCGGCATCGACCCAGGCTCGCGCGTCACCGGTTTCGGCATCATCGATCTGGCTGGCCAGGCCCACAGCTACGTCGCCTCCGGCTGCATCAAGACGCCGCCGGGCGCGACGCTGCCCGAACGCGTCAAGGCACTGCTGGACGGGATCGCGCAAGTGGTCGACACCTACCGCCCGCAGCTGGCGGCGGTCGAGATCGTGTTCGTCAACGTCAACCCGCAGTCGACCCTGATGCTGGGGCAGGCGCGTGGGGCGGTGCTGGCCGCGCTGGTGTCCGCGGGCCTGCCGATCGCCGAGTACACCGCGCTGCAGGTGAAGCAGGCAGTGGTCGGCAACGGCCATGCCGACAAGGATCAGGTCAGCCACATGGTGCAGCGGCTGCTGCGCCTGTCGGGAACACCCCAGTCCGATGCGGCCGACGCGCTGGCGGTGGCGCTGGCGCATGCGCAGCACAGCGGCGGTATTGCCGGACGGCTGCAACAGCACGGATTGTCGATCCGGCGCGGGCGGTTGTCGTAG
- the ruvA gene encoding Holliday junction branch migration protein RuvA, whose protein sequence is MIGRLSGTLLEKHPPHVVLDAHGVGYELDVPMSTFYVLPELNARVVLFTHLVVREDAQLLYGFATRAERDLFRELIKISGIGAKIALAILSGLSSDELALAIAGEDVARLSKVPGIGKKTAERLVLELKGRLGGLPNMPPDLAPLRPVDAPPGAGSDILHALLALGYNEREAAAAVKALPARTEVSDGIRLALKRLARV, encoded by the coding sequence ATGATCGGCCGCCTGAGCGGAACCCTGCTGGAAAAACACCCGCCGCACGTCGTGCTCGACGCCCACGGCGTGGGCTACGAGCTGGACGTGCCGATGAGCACGTTCTACGTGCTGCCCGAGCTGAACGCGCGGGTGGTCCTGTTCACCCATCTGGTGGTGCGCGAGGATGCGCAGCTGCTCTATGGCTTTGCCACGCGCGCCGAGCGCGATCTGTTCCGCGAGCTGATCAAGATCAGCGGCATCGGCGCCAAGATCGCACTGGCCATTCTGTCCGGTCTGTCCAGCGACGAGTTGGCGCTGGCGATCGCGGGCGAGGATGTGGCGCGGCTGTCCAAGGTGCCCGGCATCGGCAAGAAGACTGCCGAGCGGCTGGTACTGGAACTCAAGGGCAGGCTGGGCGGCCTGCCCAACATGCCGCCCGACCTCGCCCCGCTGCGCCCGGTCGATGCCCCGCCCGGCGCGGGCAGCGACATCCTGCATGCGCTGCTGGCGCTGGGCTACAACGAGCGCGAGGCCGCTGCCGCGGTCAAGGCGCTGCCCGCCAGGACCGAGGTCTCGGACGGTATCCGGCTGGCGCTCAAGCGCCTGGCACGGGTGTGA
- a CDS encoding NYN domain-containing protein, with protein MANVAVLIDADNVSPGWMEQVLNEAGKLGTLALKRVYGDFSRHDRAWREICARLAIHPVQQFPNTKGKNASDIAMVIDAMDLLHSQRYESFCLISSDSDFSRLATRLREDGVQVWGFGEQKTPEAFVKACSKFIYVEILQPVGDEESESATVPTPSEARQLLPVDRRLKRLLSDAVEQLSDDEGWANLGALGSLLGQLHPDFDSRNYGHPKLSSLVGATGWFELQQPGSGNGGRAWLVRLKGKAKPGRRA; from the coding sequence ATGGCCAACGTCGCAGTACTGATCGATGCCGACAATGTCTCGCCCGGCTGGATGGAACAGGTGCTCAACGAAGCGGGCAAGCTTGGCACCCTGGCGCTCAAGCGCGTCTATGGCGACTTCAGCCGGCACGATCGTGCCTGGCGCGAGATCTGCGCCCGGCTCGCCATCCACCCGGTGCAGCAGTTTCCCAACACCAAGGGCAAGAACGCTTCCGACATCGCGATGGTGATCGATGCGATGGATCTGCTGCATTCGCAGCGCTACGAGAGCTTCTGCCTGATCTCCAGCGACAGCGACTTCAGCCGCCTTGCCACGCGGCTGCGCGAGGATGGGGTGCAGGTGTGGGGCTTTGGCGAACAGAAGACGCCCGAGGCCTTCGTCAAGGCATGCAGCAAGTTCATCTATGTCGAGATCCTGCAGCCGGTCGGCGATGAGGAAAGCGAAAGCGCCACCGTGCCCACGCCGTCCGAGGCCCGGCAGCTGTTGCCGGTGGACCGCCGGCTCAAGCGCCTGCTCTCTGATGCAGTCGAGCAGCTCTCGGACGACGAGGGCTGGGCCAACCTGGGTGCGCTCGGCAGTCTGCTGGGCCAGCTGCATCCCGATTTCGACTCACGCAACTACGGCCACCCCAAGCTGTCCAGCCTGGTCGGCGCCACCGGCTGGTTCGAGCTGCAGCAGCCTGGCAGCGGCAACGGCGGACGCGCCTGGCTGGTGCGGCTCAAGGGCAAGGCCAAACCCGGCAGGCGCGCGTAA
- a CDS encoding YiiX/YebB-like N1pC/P60 family cysteine hydrolase has translation MKGLGRVLLLVLVALAGCATRVEPVSGAAAPAPVRVAFQQPGLSPKDGGALVDAAALLPGDILLSASNGFTSAGIRMFTLAPVSHAALYLGDGEVAEAVGEGVRLRRLDRLVQEEAVVVAFRREGLDAAQIGALRDFAHAQLGQRYDYVGVLLQAPFSVQRRLCELPLVSATLREACLRGVAAIQLGTVDNERFFCSQFVLAAYHAAGAPLTNAHPRWISPADILHMRKDDVPSVRINQALAYIGHLKFLETIELPDARVAVR, from the coding sequence ATGAAGGGGTTGGGACGCGTTCTGCTGTTGGTGCTGGTGGCGCTGGCCGGTTGTGCCACCCGGGTCGAGCCGGTGTCGGGGGCGGCAGCACCGGCACCGGTGCGCGTGGCATTCCAGCAGCCAGGGCTCAGCCCGAAGGATGGCGGGGCACTGGTCGATGCCGCCGCGCTGCTGCCCGGCGATATCCTGCTGTCGGCATCCAATGGCTTCACATCGGCCGGCATCCGCATGTTCACGCTGGCGCCGGTAAGTCACGCCGCACTGTATCTTGGGGATGGCGAGGTGGCCGAGGCGGTGGGCGAAGGCGTGCGGCTGCGCCGGCTGGACCGGTTGGTGCAGGAGGAGGCGGTGGTGGTCGCGTTCCGCCGCGAAGGTCTGGATGCCGCGCAGATCGGCGCGCTGCGCGATTTCGCGCATGCACAGCTCGGGCAGCGCTACGACTACGTGGGCGTACTGCTGCAGGCGCCGTTCTCGGTGCAGCGGCGACTCTGCGAACTGCCGCTGGTCTCGGCGACACTGCGCGAAGCGTGCTTGCGCGGCGTGGCGGCGATCCAGCTGGGCACGGTGGACAACGAGCGCTTCTTCTGCTCGCAGTTCGTGCTTGCCGCCTACCATGCCGCCGGCGCGCCGTTGACGAATGCCCACCCGCGCTGGATCAGCCCGGCGGACATCCTGCACATGCGCAAGGACGATGTCCCTTCGGTCAGGATCAATCAGGCGCTCGCCTATATCGGGCACCTGAAATTCCTGGAAACGATCGAGCTGCCCGACGCGCGCGTCGCCGTGCGCTAG
- a CDS encoding Maf family protein, with protein MDLYLASASPRRRELLAQLGVTFERITAPVDETPLLDEDPHGYVLRLARAKAQAGWLAVLAQERDPRPVLAADTTVVLDGGILGKPDDAGHAHAMLKRLSGSTHVVLTALAVAEQDRVETVLSESRVTFAVLTDAQIAAYVASGEPLDKAGAYGIQGRAGLFVTRLDGSYTGVMGLPLYETAALLARYGLGALA; from the coding sequence ATGGATCTCTACCTTGCCTCCGCCAGCCCGCGACGGCGCGAACTGCTCGCCCAACTGGGCGTCACCTTCGAGCGCATCACCGCGCCGGTCGATGAAACGCCGTTGCTCGACGAGGACCCGCACGGCTATGTGCTGCGCCTGGCCCGTGCCAAGGCCCAGGCTGGCTGGCTGGCGGTGCTGGCGCAGGAGCGCGACCCGCGTCCCGTCCTGGCGGCCGATACCACCGTGGTGCTCGACGGCGGGATCCTGGGCAAGCCGGACGATGCCGGGCATGCACATGCGATGCTCAAGCGGCTGTCCGGCAGCACCCATGTGGTGCTGACCGCACTGGCCGTCGCCGAGCAGGACCGTGTGGAAACCGTGTTGTCCGAAAGCCGGGTCACCTTTGCCGTGCTGACCGATGCGCAGATCGCCGCCTACGTGGCGAGCGGCGAGCCGCTGGACAAGGCCGGTGCCTATGGCATCCAGGGCCGGGCCGGCCTGTTCGTGACCCGGCTGGACGGCAGCTACACCGGTGTGATGGGGCTGCCACTGTATGAGACCGCGGCGTTGCTCGCCCGTTATGGGCTGGGAGCGCTGGCCTGA
- a CDS encoding TFIIB-type zinc ribbon-containing protein: protein MDCPVCKTAQLVMSERQGVEIDYCPQCRGVWLDRGELDKIIERNTRDQAPQPAAPAAAQPYPPQQPQPHYSDHGYHKGHKPYRKKSFLEELFD from the coding sequence ATGGATTGTCCCGTATGCAAGACCGCCCAGTTGGTGATGAGCGAGCGCCAGGGCGTGGAAATCGACTACTGTCCGCAATGCCGCGGCGTCTGGCTGGACCGTGGCGAGCTCGACAAGATCATCGAGCGCAACACGCGCGACCAGGCGCCACAGCCTGCGGCACCGGCTGCGGCCCAGCCCTATCCGCCGCAACAGCCGCAACCCCATTATTCGGATCACGGCTACCATAAGGGCCACAAGCCGTACCGCAAGAAGAGCTTTCTGGAAGAGCTGTTCGACTGA